GTTTAATCTCAGTGAATTCGTCTTTGTCGATTAAGCGGAAATTCGCCCATGATCCATCGCAGAAACTTCCTCGCCCAAGGGTCGGCCGGACTCGGCAGTCTCGCGTTGGCCATGATGCTGCATGAGGATTCGCAAGCCCAAACCGGGGGATCGATTCAAGTGCTGCATCATCCGCCGCGTGCGAAGCGGGTCGTGCAACTCTTCATGTCAGGCGCTGCAAGTCACGTCGATTTGTGGGATCACAAACCGATGCTTGAAAAGCGTCACGGCGAAAAATCGGATTTTGGCGAACAGGTCGAAGCCTTTCAAAACGGCTTGGGACCTTGGATGAAGTCCCCCTTCGCTTTTTCCCCCTATGGCGAGTCGGGAAAAATGCTCAGCGAAGTGGTCGCACCGCTGGGCGCCTGCGTTGACGACATGGCGTTCATTCACAACATGGTCGGCAAGACCGGCGTTCACTCGCAAGCGACTTATCTGCAAGCGACCGGTTTCGATCGTCCCGGTTTTCCCGGCATGGGCTCCTGGATTAGCTATGGACTGGGATCTGCCAACGACAACCTGCCGACCTTCGTCGTCTTGCCCGACCATCGCGGCTTCGCAAGCAACGGTCCCAAGAACTGGGGCTCCGCATTCTTGCCGGCCAGCTCGCAAGGAACGGCGATCTTTCCCCAGCGTGAAAATCCGATCGAAGATCTCTATGCCCGCTCCAACTATGTGACAAACACTGGTGACAAAGCTGGTCTGGAATTGCTCGCGCGACTGAACGAGCAGCATCGTGCCCAACGCCCCAGAGACTCTCGCTTGGAAGCGCGGATACGCTCGTACGAATTAGCCGCCAAGATGCAGCGCAGCGCACCTGCGGCGCTCGACATTTCGAACGAGCCGCAACATATTCTGAAGATGTACGGCCTCGATCGACCAGGTGCAACTTATCCGAGCGAGATCAATCGTGCCGAAGAAGCGGAGTACTTTGGCCGCAAATGCCTGATCGCGCGTCGGTTGTTGGAACGCGGGGTCCGCTTCGTTCAGATCTGGTCGGGCAACGACAATGGTTTTCCGCGTCGCAACTGGGATAGCCATGAAGACATCGAGCGCGATCATGGTCCGTTGGCGCATGGGATGGCGGTTGGAACGGCCGCTCTCATCAAGGATTTGAAACAACGCGGTCTGCTGGATGACACGATCGTCCTCTGGACGACCGAATTTGGCCGCATGCCCAGCACGCAGGGAAGCAAAGGACGCGACCACAATCCGTATGTCTTCACCAACTGGCTCTGCGGCGGCGGCATCCGTGGAGGCGTCAGCCATGGTCCATCCGATCAATGGGGATACAAGCCGTTAGATCGTGACAACCCGACGCAGGTTTACGATGTCCATGCGACCATTCTTCACTTGCTGGGGATCGATCATCGCAAACTGACCGTCAGAAACGAAGGGATTGATCGTCGACTGACCGACGTACACGGGCACGTGATCGAAAAGTTGCTTGCCTGATCGACTTACAGCGGCCCCAATCTCACAAAAAAAGCCTCGTCCGTGACGAGGCTTTTTTCTTACGTGGCGCTGTACTATTTTGTCAAACGTCCTTGAATGAAAAACATTCGAGGATAGAGCTTGATGTGCGCATGACCGTTTAAATCCGACTGTTCGATAATCGCCTGCACTTCGCTCGCAGTAAAGCTTCCTTTGAGCGATCGCATCCAGCTTTCGCGAACGCTGGCGGTCAACAACCATTTCGTCAACAGCACGATGGTGCTCGCCATAAAAGACAAGTCGCGGCGGTCATCACCGATGCAAAAAATTCCGTTGGGCTTGAGCACGCGCGCAACCTCACGCAAGACGTCGATCGGCGGTTCCCAATAGTGGAAGCTCTGATTCGAAATCACCGCATCCATGGTTCCATCGGCGAAATCATCCAATCGACAAGCGTCTCCCTTGCGAAAGTCAACGCGATCATCTACCCCTTCGTGCGCCGCGTTTTGATTGGCGATATCAACGTAGGTACTCGATATATCGACCCCGGTAACGCGCAGATCTTTGCGACGTTTCGCCAACGTGATCCCGATCCAGCCTGGGCCAGGTCCCAGTTCCAAGACCTTGGGCTGTTCGACTTGCTTCAACTCAGCGAGGGTGAAATTTAGAATTGGCTCATAGTCGGCGCCCGCGTAACGTTTTGTCATCCGACTATATTCGGACACGAACGTTGCGTCCTCAAAAAGTGGCTCAACGTGCGGAATACGTCGAACGCTCTGCTTCACCTTGTTCAGAGGCTGTTTCGAAACCGGCGATTCTTCCAACATGGGGTCGTTCTCAATGATGCGAACAATGGAATAGCCGCTCCGTCAGCCAACTCATGTTTATGTGCGTTGGCGCTGATAGTACCTATGGGCGCCGTCAAAGTCAAACATTCCCCCCACCATTAGCAAAAATACCTCGATCGGCGGCCCCTATTTTCGACTTTTTCATATTCTATTTCTAACAAACCAGACCTTCGAGAGAGCGCCGGTGCTTGAGAAATGCGATCGCAATGCAGATTGCTCCCCCCTCTTGGCCTGCCCCTTTTCCGTCAGTTCATCTCCGATGATGTTGCGGAAATAGAGGTCGCAGACGTTCGCCTCATCACTTGATGGGCGAAAGATGCACTGATCCGCGGCGTCGCGCGTCATGATCGTTAGAGACCGCAAAATCGGTTCGGGACTATCCGCGAGTTTCATTTCTGCTCCGACCAATCGCTCCTCTCGACCTATCTTTTCGCGACGAGCGACGTCCTCTTGAGACGCACCATCTCGTCATCCCCCGCGATCCCCCCCCTCCTGATACGCCCGCGACAATATCGCATGTCTATCTTTCGAAGATACGCGCTGAACACGATTCAGTCGCGTACCAAAAAGACGATTACTCCTGACGCCTCGTTTGGCCAGATCGAACGCTTGGAAGTGCGCGAATTGTTCGCCGGCGATTCGGCGAACTTTCTATCGCCGATTTGGTTTGAGCAACTGTCGACTTCCGCGCATTCGCAAATTGACGCCGGCAACGCCACCTTCGCCGAGGCGACAACGCAAGTCGTTTGGGAAAACACGACGCTGGACGTCTACAACGATGAATGGATCATTCAGTTGGACGCTTCGCTCGCCGCGTCGATCGCATCGCTGGCCGACGTTGCGGCGCTGCTAGACAGCGGCACGATGCAATTTGAGATCATCGGCGGTCTCGGTTTGAGCGGACAATTGCTCATTCGCACCTATGACGCCGAGATCAACGCCGTCACCGACTGGCTCGCTGGCCAATCGATCATCACCACCTTTGAACCGAACGCGTTGCTTCCGGCTCATTTGGCGACCAGCGATCCCCAAGGCGATTCGCTGTGGGGTCTGGACAATCAAGGGCAAACCGGCGGCACGGTCGACGCCGACATTGACGCGCCGGAAGCCTGGGAAATCACGACCGGAAATCCGAACGTGGTGGTCGCCGTGATTGATACCGGCGTCGACTACACGCATCCCGATCTGATTCACAGCATGTGGGTAAACCCCGGCGAAATTGCGGGGGACGGAATCGACAACGACGGCAACGGTTTTGTCGACGACGTCTACGGCTACGACTTTCTGAACAACGACGGCGATCCGCTGGATGACAATATGCATGGTACGCATGTCGCCGGTACGATCGCCGCCGAGGGAGAAAATGCTGCCGGCGTTGTCGGCGTCGCCTCGTCGGCGTCGATCATGGCGCTCAAGTTCCTCAGTGCGTCTGGTTCCGGCAGTACGGCCGACGCCGTCCGTGCTTTGAACTACGCCACCATGATGAAAAAGCTGTACGGCGTGAACGTTGTCGCCACCAACAACAGTTGGGGAGGGGGCGAATACAGTTCGGCCTTGTATAACGCAATCAAAGCGAGTGGTGACGAAGATATCTTGTTTGTCGCCGCGGCCGGCAATAACGGGACCAATAACGACGTCACTCCGCAATACCCAGCCAGCTACGGACTCGACAATGTCATCTCGGTCGCAGCGACCGACCACAATGACCAGCTTGCTGGTTTCAGCAACTATGGCGCGTCCAGCGTCGATATCGCCGCCCCCGGCGTGGGGATCGTCAGTACGATCACGCGCGGCCGTTACCTGTCGCTCAGCGGCACCAGCATGGCGGCCCCTCACGTCTCTGGCGTGATCGCGTTGGCCTACTCGGTCAATCCGTCCGCGACGATGGAACAGATCAAAGCGGCCCTCCTGGGCGGCGTCGACAATGTTGCAGGATTGCACGGCAAGGTTTCGACCGGCGGTCGTTTGAATGCGCTCGGCACGCTGCATCAACTGAACTTCAGCGTGTCCGACGCGTCGATCGAAGAAGGCGACGTGGTTGATTCGCCGCTGTCCGACTTTACGATCGAGTTTAGTGGTAATTTCGATCCGTCGACTGTCGCCGCGGCCGATTTTTTGGTCAACGGTCAAGCCGCCGACAGCTTGACGATCGTCGACGGCAATCACATCACCTTCCACTTTTCGCAGTCGCCGCTCACCACGCAAGGCGCTCAGCGGATGGAGCTATTGGCCGGCTCGGTCGCAAGAAACGGAGATGGTCTGGCTCTGACAGCCTTTGTTCGCGAGTTTTTCTATGATGCGTCGAAGCTGACCGTCTCGGAGACGAGCATCGCCAATGGCGCAGCGTTGAGCGATCTTCCGAAGTACCTGGACCTTTCCTTTAGCGAAGCGATCGACCCAACCACGCTGACCGCCGCCGATCTGCAACTGTCAAGCGGCAGCGTCGTCTCGGTCGAAATGATCGGCGATCGCACCGCGCGGTTTTGGCTGCAATTGCCGTATGACAACGGCGACGTCACCTATCAATTGGCGGACGGCGCCGTCACCGATCTGCATGGCAATGTTGGAGCCGGAATCATCGGGCATTTTTCGATCGATCTCGCCGACATCGCGGTCTACGAAACAATGGGGCCGATCCAGCTTCCTACCTACGGTTCGATCGATATTCCGCTGCACATCTCCGACAACTTGAAGATTGCGGACGCCGACATTTGGCTCGATATCGATCATACCTGGGACTCTGATCTGACCGTCGTGTTGATTGCCCCCAATGGAACGCAGATCCAGCTGTTTTCGGCGATCGGCGGATCAGGCGACGGGTTTAAGGGAACCATCCTGGATGATGACGCCGTAGCGCTGATCAGCGACGCGGCGGCGCCTTTCTCGGGTCGTTTTCGCCCGAGCGGCGATTTGTCGCTGTTAGAAGGAATGGCGACTGCCGGAACATGGACGCTGCGTGTCAGCGATTCGTTCGCCTCTGACGTCGGCACGCTCCAGTCCTTCAGTATTCACTTTTCGGTCGAATCGTCACTAGAGATCGATCCGCTCGACGACATCACGATTCATCACACCCAAGACGAGATTGACGTCGATATCGCCGCAAGTCCCGGCGCGAGCATCTCGGCCGAGGTTTTGGGAAATGTGCCTGCGGAGATCCGCTGGAATGCCGAGACTGGGCGTCTGACGATTGATCCGCCCACCGGCTATGTCGGCAACTTCACGGTACGCGTCAGCGCCACACACGGCGGCGAAACGGTCTGGGAAGAGTTCGTCGTTTCGATCACGAACGATGCGGTTCAACTCGGCGCGATCGCCGATCAAACGCTGGAACACGACGGCTTGTTGGAACTTCCCCTGGCGGTCGAAAACCGCGATGGCGACTCGCTGACGTATATCGCCACCGCGACCGACGCGTCCGGTCGCCTGGTCGAAGTTGCGATCAGCGATGGCGTTTTTCGTTTTGATGCGAGCAGCGCCACGGCCGGGAGCATGCAAGTCACGATATCTGTTTCTGACGGCGTTTCGACCGCAACGCAATCATTCTCCATCGCCATATCGGCGGCGCCGGCTGCCGCTGACCCGTTGCCGTCTGAATTTGCCGGAACAGCAGGAGAGCCGCTCGAGATTGACCTATCGCAGTACGACTTCGGCCAAGGGATGACTGGCTTTGAGGTCGAAACGCCAGACGGCGGAACGACAACCGGCGCTTCGCAATATGGCGTCGTCAAGGATGATTGGCTCGAGCAGACGAACTTCGCCTACAACTCGCAGCGTCAGGGGGAGAAGTATGTCAAAAACGAAACCGGGCAGTGGTACTTTATCACCACCGACGGGCAACATGCGTTGCTGCACGCGTGGAAAGGAAGCTTTGTCCGCAGCACCGTGATCGCGACGCTCGACATCTCCTATTACAACGACCCGAAACTTTTATACCAACACGAACCCACCTCCCCGCAAGCGGACGTTGACGTTACGATCGACCCCGCGACAGGCAAACTAGTTGTCGCGCCGTGCGACGGTTTTTTCGGTCGCGTTACGCTGACAGTGACGGCAACCGGCTCTAACGGAGCGGAATCTCGTACGTTCGACGTCGTATTTGCACAACGAACGCTGGAACTCGCGCCGATTGCGAATGATCAATTTCCGAGCGGCGAAACGCGTTATGTGCTGGATTTGCGTGATTATTTGAGCGGAGGCGACTCGGTTGTGCTCTCAGCAGCTGCAACGGCCGTATCCGACGCCGATGCATACGCGGTCGACAAAGCGATGAACTTTGTCAACGACCCGTTCTTGAGCCGAACCAACTACGCCTATAACGCCTATGGTCACCAAGAAAAGTTCATCCGCGATGCGAACTACCAGTGGTACTATCTGACCCAGGAAGGAGATCAGGCAGTCCTCTACAAATGGAAGGGAGACATCGGCGGCGGTGACCGAATCGCGATGCTTGATTCTGCTTGCTACGAAGATCCCAGCTTGTTAATCAACGCGACCGAAGCTAGCGGCGACGTGACGGCGCGCCTTGAAAACGGCCAGCTGATTGTCGATCGACCGGCAGATTTTACGGGAGAAGTTATCGTCACCATCGCGGCAACCAACGGCGGCACATCGGTTTCCCAGGTCTTTCGTATTTCGGCGACTACCCCTGCGACGAACAATGCGTCGTCCTTAGTTGACCTTGTCTCCACGTCGATGAGTTCGCTCCAAGTCAGTTCTGGATCGACCTCCGTGGAAGGGAGCAACTTCACCTCCTCAACCGCATCGCCCACGCTGGAATCGATCCAGGCACAAGTCGCCGCGATCGCCGCCGAAGTGGCCCTCCGTTTTGGCGGCGACATTGAAGAGCTCGCACAATCACGCAGCGCCGCGATTTCGACAACCGGCGCCGCACGAACGCTAGGAGGGGCCATCTCGCAAAAGAGCGATCAACTGGCCGACGTCGCCGCGGCCCAGCTGGCGCGGGACGAACGTTTGTCGATGCCGACAATCGTGAACGCGATGGACGCGTGGGGAGATCAAATCGCCAGCGAGCTGGCGCAGAGTGAAGAGACCTTCTCTAGCGAAGTGGACGATCTCTATTCTTCCTTGGATCAAGACGATTTCGACTTGCCGGAAGCATAGGCTTCCGACGTTTCACCCCGCGGACGATCGAGCGTTAAGCTCCAACCGCCCGCAACGTCGCCGAAGGCGATCCGATAAAGCCGTAGTGCTCCAGTCCTTCCAAGATCCCGCCGGCGCAATGCGCCTGGGCGAAATAGACGCGTGACGATTTGCTCTCGCGCAGCTTCTCAAGTTCCGGATCATAGTTGCCAACGACAATCCCGGCCGTCTCGCCGGTCAGCATGTCCATATCGTTGCCAGAGTCCCCCGCGGTCGCGATGTTGGTCAGCGGAATATTCCACTTGGAAGAGAGATAGCGAATCGCTTTTCCCTTCGACGCGCGATGCGGCAAGATGTCGAGAAAGCGTCCGTGCGAAAAGATCAGCGAATGCGCGACGCCGGTTTGTGACAACGCGTCTCGAATCAGCGGCAACGCTTCCTTTGGCGGCAGCGCATCGTCCAGCGAGTAGCTGATTTTGAATTCGCGCTGCGAGTGGGCTTCTGGCTGCAGATGCAAAAAGGGCAGTCCATCAAGCGCCGCATGAACCCGTTCCGGCTTCCAACGCGAACGAAGATGAGCGCCCCAACCTTTGACCGGAATCCGATCAGGTCCGTAGTACATCTCGGCGCCGACCGAACCGATGATCACGTCGATGTCGTGAATGCCATGTTTATCGAGGACATCATCGATCAATTCGAGCGCTCTTCCTGAAGCGACGCCAAACCCGATTCGCGAGCGATTTTCTTTCAGCACTTGTTTTAGCTGCGCCAGCGCTTGATCGTCACCCAACAGCGTGTTGTCGATGTCGGTGATCAGCATCCGTTCGACATTGATCATCCGCGGCCCGACCGCCGGTTTGCCAACTGCCGACGGAGTACGCGACGGTGAAGAAACGATTTCTCGAATCGCTTCGATATAGTGCTGACAATGCGTTTCCCACGAGTAAAGCTGTCGGACCAGATTGACGCCGTTGGCGGAACATTCGTCCCATTTTTCGTGATCGGTCAGCAACGTCAGCATGGCGTCGGTCAACGCTTTTGAGTCGGTCACGTCAACCGCGATTCCACTCTTGCAATTCTCGGCGATATCTTGCGGCCCTCCCTCTTGCGTTGCGACAAACGGCAACCCGGTGGCTGATGACTCAATCGAGGTGAGACCGAACAGTTCGATGAACGCGCTGTTGACGAAGATGCCCCGCTCGGACGCGGCCAGCCGATACAGTTCTGGCACGTCAAATTCGGAACTGTGATTCTTTGGGATCGCCATCTTGCCGTATAAGTCGTAGCGATCCATCGCCATCAACATATCGGTCAAAACCTTTTGCTCATTCTCCGGCATCGATTCGATATCTTCGCGAATGCCGGCGAAGACCGCGAGGTTGGCGATCGCTTGCAGTTCTTTGCTCTCGCCGTAGGCGCTAATCAGCGCATTGATATTCTTGCGGCGATCCGGACGGCATAGCGCCAAAATCATCGGCTTGTCTGGCGAAAAGTGAAAGCGATTCAGCTCGCGCCGCATCCGCATGCGAGCTTGCTTGAACTGCTCGTCAATGTTGTTGCTAGACAGCTCATAATCGTAATAGGGGAAGAAGCGGTCGAGATCGGTCCCCGGCGGAATCACCCGAAAATTGAGATCTTCTTCTTTGAAATATTCGGCGTATTGTTGGTCCCGTTCGTGTCGCGTGCTGGTGATCACCAGATCGGCGACCGAGAGGCAGTCTTGCTCGACCTGAATGCGTCGATCCATCGCCAGCTCTTTGTCCGCATCTTCGCGGGTCCACCCTTCGTCCATCAAGTAAGCCAACTTGGGCTTGCCGAGCGAGTGCCCTGTAAAGACGAACGGGACGTCGAAGACCGAAGCGACTTCTTTAGCGATATAACCGGCGTCCGCATAGTGACCATGGACCAACGTCGGCGAGCGACCTTCGCGACGCGTGAAGGTAATCATCGCGTCCACGAACTCGTCGACGTAGGGCCACAGCCGCTCTTTGCGAAGGTACCTTCCAGGTCCGCACGGCAAGCGAATCAATCGGCAATTGGGGCCCAGCTCTTCGATCGGTTCTGAATAGTCGGTAGAGACCCGTTTATCTTTGATTCGGCGAGTGAAAAGATCGACCCCGTCGACTTCCGGCAACGCGGCCAGATTTTGGGCCAACTCCAGCACGTATCTTACTTGGCCCCCTGTGTCGGCGTCGCGTCCCATTTCGATATGCGAACCGCGAATGAGCCCGTGAAGACTTATGAGCTGGATATACATCAAATACCTCCCCCTGGTTGCTCGGCGTCAAACGTCTTTAGGCGATGGCTCGACGCGCGATTTCTATGGGCTGGTTGATGAATCGTTTCGCCTCTCTCGATTCAAACCTTCATTACTTTGCAAGCGGCGTGCCGAGTCCATTTCGACCGGAAAGGGATTACTTTCCGGCGGTTTGATTGATTGCAAATCAACCACCTTGGACGACGAACCGCCCGAGTTCTCCATCATCGTAGCGACGCGCTGGAGCGTAGCGGCTACCTGCATTCGCTCCCAACTTTCCAACCGATCAAGTTGGCGCTGAAACGGACGATGCAGCAACGTCGGCGCTTTGTCGAGCAACTTTTGACCGGCGTCGGTCATTTGCACGCGGATATGGCGTCGATCGTTCTCGCTACGTTGACGAGCAATCAGCTCACGTTTTTCCAAACGGTCGAGAATGCCCGTCAGTGTGGCATGACCAAGATGAATGGAGCTGGCGACCTTACCGACCGTCGTCGGCTGTAAGCGATGAATCGCCTGCAGCGCGGCGAGTTGCGGGAAGGTTAACCCGATCTCGTGCAACAATTGTCGCGATTGGAGATCAATCGATCGCATGATTCGCCGTAAAGCGAATGCGATCTGATCTTCCAGCGGGTCATGAACTCCCATGCAAGCTTCCAGATACATCAGTGTGGGGCTTGCACTACTTTACGTGTACGAAAGAGTTGCTGTCAACTAGCGCGGACAATTACGTCATAAACGCGCATATTCGCCCCACTAAAGCCATTTCAACGGCATCTAGATATTGTGAGTGCAAAATAAAGCCCGACGCAATAGCCCCCCGACTGACGAGAATTCGACTAAGCCGAGAATCCGCGTCGCGCCAGCCCGTCGAGTAACTGTTCAAGAATCCGTCCCAATTCCACCCGATCCGCGTCAGGCAATTCTTCAAACAGTTTCAGCACGACATCATTCTTCAGAATCGTTTCTTTGACCGTCAACATGCCGCGATCGGTCAGCGAAATCAATGTCGCCCGACGATCTTCCGGATGCGGATTTCGCTCGACCAAGCCTTCGCTTTCGAGTGCGTCAACCAATTTGGTGACGTTTCGGGGAGTCACCTGGAGACGAGTGCTGATGTCGTTCATCTTACAGGTGCCGCTGCATTTCAGTGCATAAAGCAAGCGTGCACGAGACGCCGTCGTGCCGGCGGCGGCCATTTCGACCTCCAACCATTGGGAAAACGCTTTTCCAAATCGACCGATCTTTTCCGCAACTTCTTCTGAATTCAATGCTTCTTCTCGAAAAACTTGGCTGCCGCTTGATTGACAAATTGTGTACCGGTCTATAAATTTCCGCTTAGCTGCGTTTCGCAACCTTATCGATAGCGAATTCGCCCAACGGCGGCGATATCAGGAGCGTCAAAATGAGCGATCTCACGACAAATCAGCTAGAAAACGACGATTCAACCGCAGAGCGCCGAGCAAAGAACGCTTCGCCACGCATTTGGCCGCTGATCGCGATCGCCGTTTGCCAGTTGGCGATCTTGACGATTCCCGGTCGAATCGCCCCCAGCACGATGTTCCATTTTATGTCAATGATGTGGGGAGCATTGGCCTGTATGGCCCTCACGGCGGTGTGGTTAATCGCATTTTCTCGCATCCAGCTCCGCGAACGGCTGGTCTCGATCGGGCTAGTCGTCGCTCTGGCCCTGTGTGCGATTCTCTTTTCCGATCGAACGATGAACGCGATGGTCCTGGGGATCGTGCTGGCGCCGTGGGCAATCGTCGCTTGCGGGCTGGTCGCACTCCTTTCGCTTCCGTTTGGCTGGCACGTACAACGCTTCGCTTTGGCGTCAGTCCTCATCATCACGACCGGTTTGACCCTCTGCTTGAAACTCGACGGCGTTCGCGGCACGATCACCGCTGATTTTTCGCCTCGTTGGAATCCGACCAATGAAGAAGAGTTACTGGCCGAACTCAAAAACTCACCAACTCCGCACGTCGCTCCCGATACCGCGGCGCTCGCCGCGCTGACATCCACTTGGCCCGGCTTTCGCGGTCCGCAGCGTGACGGCGTCTTGCGTGGCGCTACGTTCGCTACCGATTGGGACCAACATCCGCCGCAGGAACTCTGGCGGCGGAAAATCGGTCCCGGCTGGTCCTCTTTCACCGCGATCGGCGCGCAGATCGTTACCCAGGAACAACGGGGCGACGAGGAATTGGTGACCTGCTACGACACGTCATCGGGTCAGCCGATCTGGCAATACGCGATCGAAACGCGATTTGAAGAACCGCTGGCCGGTCCTGGTCCGCGTGCGACGCCCACCTTCCATGCCGGCAAGCTTTACGCGTTGGGAGGATCCGGATTCGTTTCGTGTATCGATGCGGCCACCGGCGCCGAGATTTGGCGGCGGGACCTGACCAAGGATGTCGACGCCAAAACTCCGGAATGGGGGTTTTCCAGCTCCCCCTTGATCGCCGGCCAAGCGGCGATCGTGTTCGCAGGCGATCAACAGTACGAGGGCCAGCCCGGCGAAGCAGGCAAAGCGGTCGTCGCCTACGACCTGGAGACCGGCGAAATCCAATGGACCGGAGGTCGTGGCAAGCATAGCTACAGTTCGCCGCATCTGGCCAACCTGGCAGGCTTCGAACAGATTGTCATGATGACCGATTGGGGCGTCCAAGGACTTGCTTTTGATGACGGTGAAGTGCTCTGGGAAAATGAGTGGGACATCCAGCCGGGCAATCGCGTCGTGCAACCGCAGATCGTCGCCGATTCGGTCTATGTCGGCACGGGACTAGGGATGGGAACCAGGAGACTGGATATCGGTCACGACGCCGAGAGTTGGTCGGCGACCGAAGAATGGACATCGCGCAATTTGAAACCCTACTTCAACGACTTCGTCCAGTTCGACGGACATTTTTACGGATTCGACGATCGCATCTTTACCTGCATCGAAGCGGCGAGCGGCGATCGCATCTGGAAAGGAGGCCGCTATGGTCATGGACAGACGCTGTTGGTCGAAGAGGCCGGCGTGCTGGTCATCGTGAGTGAAAATGGTGAGTTGGCGCTCGTAAAAGCGACGCCTGAGGAGCACGAAGAAATCGCGAAGTTCCGCGTATTCGACGGCAAGACTTGGAACCACCCAGTCATCGCCGACGGTAAGCTGTTTGTGCGCAACGGCGAAGAAATGGTCTGCTTCCAACTGCGCGATTGGCAAGAAACAAAAACGGCCGACGAATAGTCGTCGGC
The nucleotide sequence above comes from Blastopirellula sp. J2-11. Encoded proteins:
- a CDS encoding DUF1501 domain-containing protein — protein: MIHRRNFLAQGSAGLGSLALAMMLHEDSQAQTGGSIQVLHHPPRAKRVVQLFMSGAASHVDLWDHKPMLEKRHGEKSDFGEQVEAFQNGLGPWMKSPFAFSPYGESGKMLSEVVAPLGACVDDMAFIHNMVGKTGVHSQATYLQATGFDRPGFPGMGSWISYGLGSANDNLPTFVVLPDHRGFASNGPKNWGSAFLPASSQGTAIFPQRENPIEDLYARSNYVTNTGDKAGLELLARLNEQHRAQRPRDSRLEARIRSYELAAKMQRSAPAALDISNEPQHILKMYGLDRPGATYPSEINRAEEAEYFGRKCLIARRLLERGVRFVQIWSGNDNGFPRRNWDSHEDIERDHGPLAHGMAVGTAALIKDLKQRGLLDDTIVLWTTEFGRMPSTQGSKGRDHNPYVFTNWLCGGGIRGGVSHGPSDQWGYKPLDRDNPTQVYDVHATILHLLGIDHRKLTVRNEGIDRRLTDVHGHVIEKLLA
- a CDS encoding class I SAM-dependent methyltransferase, producing the protein MTKRYAGADYEPILNFTLAELKQVEQPKVLELGPGPGWIGITLAKRRKDLRVTGVDISSTYVDIANQNAAHEGVDDRVDFRKGDACRLDDFADGTMDAVISNQSFHYWEPPIDVLREVARVLKPNGIFCIGDDRRDLSFMASTIVLLTKWLLTASVRESWMRSLKGSFTASEVQAIIEQSDLNGHAHIKLYPRMFFIQGRLTK
- a CDS encoding S8 family serine peptidase is translated as MSIFRRYALNTIQSRTKKTITPDASFGQIERLEVRELFAGDSANFLSPIWFEQLSTSAHSQIDAGNATFAEATTQVVWENTTLDVYNDEWIIQLDASLAASIASLADVAALLDSGTMQFEIIGGLGLSGQLLIRTYDAEINAVTDWLAGQSIITTFEPNALLPAHLATSDPQGDSLWGLDNQGQTGGTVDADIDAPEAWEITTGNPNVVVAVIDTGVDYTHPDLIHSMWVNPGEIAGDGIDNDGNGFVDDVYGYDFLNNDGDPLDDNMHGTHVAGTIAAEGENAAGVVGVASSASIMALKFLSASGSGSTADAVRALNYATMMKKLYGVNVVATNNSWGGGEYSSALYNAIKASGDEDILFVAAAGNNGTNNDVTPQYPASYGLDNVISVAATDHNDQLAGFSNYGASSVDIAAPGVGIVSTITRGRYLSLSGTSMAAPHVSGVIALAYSVNPSATMEQIKAALLGGVDNVAGLHGKVSTGGRLNALGTLHQLNFSVSDASIEEGDVVDSPLSDFTIEFSGNFDPSTVAAADFLVNGQAADSLTIVDGNHITFHFSQSPLTTQGAQRMELLAGSVARNGDGLALTAFVREFFYDASKLTVSETSIANGAALSDLPKYLDLSFSEAIDPTTLTAADLQLSSGSVVSVEMIGDRTARFWLQLPYDNGDVTYQLADGAVTDLHGNVGAGIIGHFSIDLADIAVYETMGPIQLPTYGSIDIPLHISDNLKIADADIWLDIDHTWDSDLTVVLIAPNGTQIQLFSAIGGSGDGFKGTILDDDAVALISDAAAPFSGRFRPSGDLSLLEGMATAGTWTLRVSDSFASDVGTLQSFSIHFSVESSLEIDPLDDITIHHTQDEIDVDIAASPGASISAEVLGNVPAEIRWNAETGRLTIDPPTGYVGNFTVRVSATHGGETVWEEFVVSITNDAVQLGAIADQTLEHDGLLELPLAVENRDGDSLTYIATATDASGRLVEVAISDGVFRFDASSATAGSMQVTISVSDGVSTATQSFSIAISAAPAAADPLPSEFAGTAGEPLEIDLSQYDFGQGMTGFEVETPDGGTTTGASQYGVVKDDWLEQTNFAYNSQRQGEKYVKNETGQWYFITTDGQHALLHAWKGSFVRSTVIATLDISYYNDPKLLYQHEPTSPQADVDVTIDPATGKLVVAPCDGFFGRVTLTVTATGSNGAESRTFDVVFAQRTLELAPIANDQFPSGETRYVLDLRDYLSGGDSVVLSAAATAVSDADAYAVDKAMNFVNDPFLSRTNYAYNAYGHQEKFIRDANYQWYYLTQEGDQAVLYKWKGDIGGGDRIAMLDSACYEDPSLLINATEASGDVTARLENGQLIVDRPADFTGEVIVTIAATNGGTSVSQVFRISATTPATNNASSLVDLVSTSMSSLQVSSGSTSVEGSNFTSSTASPTLESIQAQVAAIAAEVALRFGGDIEELAQSRSAAISTTGAARTLGGAISQKSDQLADVAAAQLARDERLSMPTIVNAMDAWGDQIASELAQSEETFSSEVDDLYSSLDQDDFDLPEA
- a CDS encoding HAD-IIB family hydrolase, which codes for MYIQLISLHGLIRGSHIEMGRDADTGGQVRYVLELAQNLAALPEVDGVDLFTRRIKDKRVSTDYSEPIEELGPNCRLIRLPCGPGRYLRKERLWPYVDEFVDAMITFTRREGRSPTLVHGHYADAGYIAKEVASVFDVPFVFTGHSLGKPKLAYLMDEGWTREDADKELAMDRRIQVEQDCLSVADLVITSTRHERDQQYAEYFKEEDLNFRVIPPGTDLDRFFPYYDYELSSNNIDEQFKQARMRMRRELNRFHFSPDKPMILALCRPDRRKNINALISAYGESKELQAIANLAVFAGIREDIESMPENEQKVLTDMLMAMDRYDLYGKMAIPKNHSSEFDVPELYRLAASERGIFVNSAFIELFGLTSIESSATGLPFVATQEGGPQDIAENCKSGIAVDVTDSKALTDAMLTLLTDHEKWDECSANGVNLVRQLYSWETHCQHYIEAIREIVSSPSRTPSAVGKPAVGPRMINVERMLITDIDNTLLGDDQALAQLKQVLKENRSRIGFGVASGRALELIDDVLDKHGIHDIDVIIGSVGAEMYYGPDRIPVKGWGAHLRSRWKPERVHAALDGLPFLHLQPEAHSQREFKISYSLDDALPPKEALPLIRDALSQTGVAHSLIFSHGRFLDILPHRASKGKAIRYLSSKWNIPLTNIATAGDSGNDMDMLTGETAGIVVGNYDPELEKLRESKSSRVYFAQAHCAGGILEGLEHYGFIGSPSATLRAVGA